A genomic window from Litoreibacter janthinus includes:
- the lptC gene encoding LPS export ABC transporter periplasmic protein LptC, whose protein sequence is MARVDNRYSRFVQWAKIVFPLVALGLLSTMFLFSRSLDPSSAIPFAEIDIEKIAREQQLTAPRFSGTTSDGSAITVDAESAVPDLTDVRRLTIKKVVARIEAEAGPSYGIIANTAFYDGRVGTLDLEGDVRLSTSTGYNLQTQKLVANLEATGLEAPGALIGRGPAGQIEAGSMKLTANGNTQVLVFKDGVKLVYDPKE, encoded by the coding sequence ATGGCACGCGTTGACAACAGATACTCGCGTTTCGTGCAGTGGGCGAAGATTGTCTTCCCGCTGGTCGCACTCGGGCTGTTGTCGACGATGTTTCTTTTTTCTCGTAGCCTTGATCCGTCCAGTGCAATTCCATTTGCTGAAATCGACATCGAAAAGATCGCCAGAGAGCAGCAGCTGACCGCTCCACGGTTTTCTGGCACCACCAGCGACGGATCAGCTATTACCGTCGACGCCGAAAGCGCAGTTCCAGATTTGACAGATGTGCGGCGACTAACAATTAAGAAGGTGGTCGCTCGGATCGAGGCAGAGGCTGGGCCGTCTTACGGAATTATCGCCAATACCGCATTCTATGACGGCAGGGTCGGTACACTTGACCTTGAAGGTGATGTGCGCCTTTCGACCTCCACAGGGTACAACCTGCAAACACAAAAGTTAGTCGCAAATCTGGAGGCAACTGGTCTCGAAGCGCCCGGTGCTTTGATCGGCCGTGGACCCGCTGGGCAGATTGAGGCCGGCTCAATGAAACTCACAGCAAACGGCAACACACAGGTTCTTGTTTTCAAGGATGGCGTGAAGCTGGTATATGATCCGAAAGAGTAG
- the lptA gene encoding lipopolysaccharide transport periplasmic protein LptA, with product MTVFSRIAAAAALALLMVSGTAIAQGASVAFGGLKHDASLPVEITADELSVDQATGSAVFIGNVVAGQGEMRLSAGRVQVQYATENGQATGRIDQLIATGSVTLVNGAEAAEAEKAIYSVSSSEIVMTGNVILTQGQNALSGEKLTVDLTSGSGRMEGRVRTIFQTGGNK from the coding sequence ATGACAGTCTTTTCTAGAATAGCCGCTGCGGCGGCTCTCGCCCTCCTCATGGTATCCGGCACAGCAATCGCACAGGGCGCATCCGTGGCATTCGGCGGATTGAAACATGACGCGTCGTTACCCGTTGAAATCACAGCCGATGAGCTGAGCGTAGACCAAGCAACGGGAAGCGCGGTTTTCATTGGCAACGTCGTCGCCGGTCAAGGCGAAATGCGCCTAAGTGCGGGCCGCGTTCAGGTTCAATACGCAACCGAGAACGGGCAGGCGACAGGTCGCATTGATCAGCTTATCGCGACGGGAAGCGTGACCTTGGTGAATGGCGCCGAAGCAGCAGAGGCGGAGAAAGCAATCTATTCTGTCTCTTCCTCAGAGATTGTAATGACCGGCAATGTAATCTTAACCCAAGGTCAAAATGCGCTGTCGGGCGAAAAGCTGACCGTTGACCTGACCTCAGGCAGTGGACGCATGGAAGGCCGCGTCCGCACGATTTTCCAAACCGGCGGCAACAAATGA
- the lptB gene encoding LPS export ABC transporter ATP-binding protein, producing MSDASGLSVKDGSSGLKVLGLRKNYKRRPVIRDVSMELARGEVVALLGPNGSGKTTCFYSIAGLVTPEAGTVTIDGRDVTLLPMYRRAKLGIGYLPQEMSIFRGLSVEDNILAILEIAVKDRTKRRERLEELLNEFSIGHLRRAPALSLSGGERRRAEIARCLAADPKYLLLDEPFAGVDPIAVGEIRGLVADLKKRGIGVLITDHNVRETLEIVDRAYILHDGHVLMSGTTEEVVKDENVRRVYLGQNFRIS from the coding sequence ATGAGCGACGCGTCCGGGCTTAGCGTGAAGGATGGCTCTTCAGGCCTGAAGGTTCTAGGGCTCAGAAAAAACTATAAACGACGTCCCGTGATCCGTGACGTATCAATGGAGCTAGCTCGAGGCGAAGTCGTCGCGCTTCTCGGTCCAAACGGCTCTGGTAAAACAACGTGCTTCTACTCGATTGCCGGCCTAGTGACACCAGAAGCGGGCACCGTCACAATCGACGGGCGGGATGTGACGCTGCTTCCAATGTATCGACGGGCGAAACTCGGCATCGGTTACTTGCCCCAAGAAATGTCGATTTTTCGGGGCCTAAGCGTCGAAGACAACATTCTCGCGATTCTCGAAATCGCAGTGAAAGACCGCACCAAGCGACGAGAGCGTTTGGAAGAACTGCTCAACGAATTCTCCATCGGCCATTTGCGCCGCGCGCCTGCCTTGTCACTTTCAGGCGGGGAGCGCCGCCGCGCTGAGATCGCACGCTGTTTGGCCGCCGATCCGAAATACCTCCTTCTGGATGAGCCGTTTGCTGGCGTCGATCCAATCGCAGTCGGCGAAATCCGCGGATTGGTCGCAGACCTTAAAAAACGCGGAATCGGCGTCTTGATCACTGACCACAACGTCAGGGAAACGCTGGAAATTGTCGATCGCGCCTACATTCTTCATGACGGGCACGTCCTGATGAGCGGCACCACTGAAGAGGTGGTGAAAGACGAGAATGTGCGCCGCGTATATCTGGGTCAGAACTTCCGGATCAGTTAA
- the hpf gene encoding ribosome hibernation-promoting factor, HPF/YfiA family produces the protein MRYQITGKQIDIGEALQTHVRTELGAILDKYAGRPTDATVIFSKNAHEYVCEAIVHLSTGLTTQARGHSTEIYAAFDQCAEKMDKQLRRYKRRLKDHHKERSQPVELSGASSYILAASGESEDLEPEGLQPIIVAEMETNIPSLSVGEAVMQMEIAGAPVLVFRNDGNKNVNVVYQREDGNIGWIDPAGS, from the coding sequence ATGCGGTACCAGATCACGGGCAAACAGATTGACATTGGCGAAGCACTTCAGACTCACGTGAGAACGGAGTTGGGAGCTATTTTGGACAAGTATGCGGGGCGTCCCACCGATGCCACGGTCATTTTCTCCAAGAACGCCCACGAGTATGTCTGCGAGGCTATTGTTCACCTAAGCACAGGGTTGACGACACAAGCACGAGGCCACAGCACCGAAATCTATGCGGCCTTCGATCAATGCGCTGAAAAGATGGACAAGCAGCTGCGTCGATACAAGCGTCGCCTGAAGGACCATCATAAGGAGCGTTCACAACCAGTTGAACTCTCGGGTGCATCCTCATATATCCTTGCCGCAAGCGGGGAGTCTGAAGACTTGGAACCCGAAGGTCTGCAACCAATCATCGTTGCAGAGATGGAGACAAACATTCCTTCGCTCTCGGTCGGGGAAGCCGTGATGCAGATGGAGATTGCCGGAGCGCCTGTGCTGGTGTTCCGCAACGATGGAAACAAGAACGTCAACGTCGTGTATCAACGCGAGGATGGCAATATAGGCTGGATTGACCCCGCAGGCAGCTAA
- a CDS encoding PTS sugar transporter subunit IIA: MQISEILTQSAVKTVSAVTSKKRLFQEISEIAHAAHGIPADLALGALLERESLGPTGVGHGVALPHARVKDLHQVVAVFLRVERPLDFDSADRHPVDLFFALFAPESAGVNHLKALALVSRTMRNKDVCTKLRSNTNSAALHAILTEVEEPKAA; encoded by the coding sequence ATGCAAATCTCGGAAATCCTGACCCAGTCAGCTGTTAAGACCGTCTCGGCGGTCACCAGCAAGAAACGTCTCTTTCAGGAGATTTCCGAGATCGCGCACGCCGCTCATGGGATTCCCGCCGATCTGGCATTGGGCGCCCTACTGGAACGCGAATCCCTTGGCCCAACAGGTGTGGGCCATGGGGTCGCCTTGCCGCACGCGCGCGTCAAAGACCTTCATCAGGTCGTCGCTGTGTTCTTGCGTGTTGAAAGGCCACTGGACTTTGATTCGGCAGATCGCCATCCCGTAGATCTGTTTTTCGCCCTGTTCGCGCCGGAATCTGCGGGCGTGAACCACCTCAAGGCATTGGCCTTGGTGTCGCGAACCATGCGCAACAAGGACGTGTGCACCAAGCTTCGGTCCAATACCAACTCGGCGGCGTTGCACGCGATTCTAACAGAAGTCGAAGAGCCAAAAGCAGCCTAG
- a CDS encoding nodulation protein NodH — protein sequence MSNQFEYFVVFAEMRTGSNFLEASLNEFGDLQCYGEAYNPHFVGHHNKDALFGVDMAQRELSPLSLIERMKENTEGLPGFRFFNDHDPRVMTHVLEDPKCAKIILTRNPLDSYVSLKIAAQTGQWKLSDMKQHRSATITFDREEFLSHLAAKQAFQLDILKAMQVSGQTGFYVAYEDIGDIYVINGMAKFIGSKEQIDATPNSVKKQNPSELEDKVTNYAQMVKDLANIDHFALSNTPNFEPRRGPGVPGFYLANEAPLLFIPVAASPKVSVLNWLARLDDVAVEDLPTNLSQKSLRQWKRGNPGHRSFSVIRHPLERAHRVFCEYVVPKRDDNFADPRKVMRNKYGVSVPNQGDLSDYTKIEHRAAFASFLKFLKGNLAGQTSIRIDAVWATQSALLQGAAGVVLPDMILRESELAEGLNALCGQLGYDPQSLEIEQATGPFQLIDIYDDELEKLAMAAYRKDYISFGFGAWSES from the coding sequence ATGAGCAATCAATTTGAATATTTCGTAGTCTTCGCCGAGATGCGCACAGGCTCTAACTTTCTAGAAGCAAGCTTGAACGAGTTTGGTGACCTTCAGTGCTATGGCGAGGCATACAATCCGCATTTCGTTGGCCATCACAACAAAGACGCCTTGTTCGGTGTGGACATGGCGCAACGAGAGTTGTCACCATTATCTTTGATCGAGCGGATGAAGGAAAACACAGAAGGTCTGCCGGGCTTTCGGTTTTTCAATGACCATGATCCACGGGTTATGACGCATGTTCTTGAAGACCCCAAATGCGCAAAGATCATTCTGACCCGGAACCCGCTGGACAGCTACGTGTCGCTCAAGATCGCAGCGCAGACCGGCCAGTGGAAGCTTTCCGATATGAAGCAGCATCGTTCAGCCACCATCACGTTTGATCGGGAAGAATTCTTGTCCCATCTGGCAGCAAAGCAGGCGTTCCAGCTTGATATTCTCAAAGCGATGCAAGTGTCAGGACAAACCGGATTCTACGTTGCTTACGAGGATATTGGTGACATCTATGTTATCAACGGTATGGCTAAGTTCATTGGCTCGAAGGAGCAGATAGACGCAACGCCGAACTCGGTGAAAAAACAGAACCCGAGCGAGCTTGAGGACAAGGTGACCAACTACGCGCAGATGGTGAAAGATCTGGCAAACATTGACCATTTCGCGCTTTCAAATACCCCAAATTTCGAACCAAGGCGTGGCCCGGGTGTGCCCGGATTCTACCTTGCAAATGAGGCGCCGCTTTTGTTCATTCCGGTGGCCGCATCCCCGAAAGTGTCCGTGTTGAATTGGCTCGCCCGCCTCGACGACGTCGCTGTTGAAGATCTGCCAACCAACCTTTCGCAGAAATCGTTGCGCCAGTGGAAGCGCGGCAATCCCGGGCATCGCAGCTTCTCGGTCATTCGCCACCCGCTGGAACGCGCCCATCGGGTGTTTTGCGAATATGTCGTGCCAAAGCGGGATGACAACTTCGCCGATCCGCGGAAAGTCATGCGGAACAAGTACGGTGTGTCAGTTCCCAATCAGGGCGACTTGAGCGACTATACCAAGATTGAGCATCGTGCAGCGTTTGCCAGCTTCCTGAAGTTCTTGAAGGGCAACTTAGCCGGCCAGACGAGCATTCGTATTGACGCGGTTTGGGCGACACAGTCGGCGCTTTTGCAAGGTGCAGCTGGTGTGGTGCTGCCAGATATGATCCTGCGAGAGAGCGAGCTGGCTGAAGGACTGAACGCGCTTTGTGGCCAGTTGGGCTATGATCCACAAAGTTTGGAAATCGAGCAGGCGACGGGCCCGTTCCAGCTGATTGATATCTATGATGACGAGCTGGAAAAGCTGGCAATGGCCGCCTATCGCAAGGATTATATCAGTTTTGGGTTCGGTGCTTGGAGCGAAAGCTAG
- a CDS encoding beta-1,6-N-acetylglucosaminyltransferase, whose product MSVGFVMLVHEALDRAAQIARHWSEHGKPVVIHVDKRVDGPTFEYFKGKLADLDNVRFSERHACEWGNWSIVAATQSACELMLEAFTDVRHVYLSSGSCMPLRPVEELQSYLDDRPRTDFVESVTTDEVDWTVGGLDQERFTLRFPFSWKRQRRLFDAYVDLQRRVKMARRIPEGLTPHLGSQWWCLTRQTLSAILQDPRRAEFDTYFRRVWIPDESYFQSLARLYSTQIESRSLTLSKFDFQGKPHVFYDDHLQLLRRSDCFVARKIWPRAERLYREFLAPASRALIMAEPNPLKIDRLFSRATERRTRGRAGLYMQGRFPNDGWENGKTSGRYSVFEGFTDLFEDFEAWIARRTGNRVHGNLFAEDRVHFAGGDEVYNGALSNSAPLRDYNPRAFLTNLIWNTRGEHQCFQFGPSDDQKISEFLATDRNAQISIISGAWAIPLFHSNQNFSDLRKVAAQLQRVEAAHLELLRMGKTKARVRIWSLAEFIENPMENLQTILDEIGGIGQRRLTEVPVMADLNGFGQFLQNLKNQGMSPHLMGDFPVIEDTLDKPQGGRPYLVK is encoded by the coding sequence ATGAGCGTCGGTTTCGTCATGTTGGTTCACGAGGCGTTGGACCGCGCAGCACAGATCGCGCGACACTGGTCGGAGCATGGCAAGCCGGTCGTGATTCACGTCGATAAGCGTGTGGATGGCCCGACATTCGAGTATTTTAAGGGCAAACTCGCTGACCTAGACAACGTGCGGTTCTCGGAACGACATGCGTGCGAATGGGGCAATTGGTCTATCGTTGCCGCTACGCAATCGGCTTGCGAGCTTATGCTGGAAGCGTTCACGGATGTGCGTCACGTCTATCTGTCGAGCGGCTCATGTATGCCGCTGCGCCCGGTAGAGGAACTACAAAGCTATCTGGATGACCGTCCTCGGACGGATTTTGTGGAATCTGTGACAACCGATGAGGTTGATTGGACAGTGGGTGGCCTGGACCAAGAACGGTTCACACTTCGTTTCCCGTTTTCATGGAAGCGGCAACGACGCCTTTTCGACGCATATGTCGACCTTCAACGGCGCGTAAAAATGGCCCGTCGGATACCCGAAGGGCTGACTCCACATCTTGGGTCGCAATGGTGGTGTCTTACCCGTCAGACTTTGTCCGCCATCCTGCAGGACCCGCGCCGCGCTGAATTTGATACGTATTTCCGGCGCGTCTGGATTCCGGATGAAAGCTATTTCCAGAGTCTTGCACGGCTCTATTCGACGCAGATCGAAAGCCGGTCTCTGACGCTGTCGAAGTTTGATTTTCAGGGCAAGCCACACGTCTTCTATGATGACCATTTGCAACTTCTCCGGCGTTCGGATTGCTTTGTGGCCCGCAAAATCTGGCCAAGGGCGGAGCGGCTTTATCGTGAGTTCCTTGCGCCAGCGTCACGCGCCCTGATCATGGCGGAGCCCAATCCCCTGAAGATCGACAGGTTGTTCAGCCGAGCAACAGAGCGGCGCACGCGGGGCCGCGCTGGGCTCTACATGCAGGGCCGTTTCCCGAATGATGGGTGGGAGAACGGAAAGACGAGTGGGCGCTATTCCGTTTTCGAAGGTTTCACGGACCTCTTTGAGGACTTTGAGGCATGGATTGCGCGCCGTACCGGCAACCGGGTTCACGGCAACCTGTTTGCCGAGGATAGAGTTCATTTCGCAGGCGGTGACGAAGTCTATAACGGTGCATTATCAAACAGCGCGCCATTACGGGACTACAACCCCCGGGCTTTCTTAACGAACCTGATCTGGAATACCCGTGGCGAACATCAGTGTTTTCAGTTTGGCCCGTCGGATGATCAGAAGATTTCCGAGTTTCTTGCCACGGACAGGAATGCCCAGATTTCTATTATCTCTGGCGCTTGGGCGATTCCGCTGTTTCATTCAAATCAGAATTTCTCCGACCTTCGGAAGGTGGCGGCACAGTTGCAACGGGTCGAGGCCGCACATCTAGAGCTATTGCGCATGGGTAAAACCAAGGCTCGCGTCCGCATTTGGAGCCTTGCAGAGTTCATTGAGAACCCCATGGAGAATCTGCAAACCATTCTGGATGAAATTGGAGGAATTGGACAAAGACGCCTGACGGAGGTGCCGGTGATGGCCGATCTCAACGGCTTTGGCCAGTTCTTGCAGAACCTGAAGAACCAAGGGATGAGCCCGCATCTCATGGGGGATTTCCCTGTAATCGAAGACACACTCGACAAACCCCAGGGCGGCCGCCCCTATCTGGTGAAGTAG
- a CDS encoding glycosyltransferase — MSDATAPFYCLARISGGYVVLDREGAVSFKAKLQGKTRWGKPDLRARLALKTPKFRGAAESDLRRLAIARSGRSTLPPLPLTHGIYLNIGHSNLSETTLFGIRKAGLKVATLIHDMIPLDFPQFQRDGTVPQFEKKMRIAAGNSDLIIANSADTSARVRHYFRQWGGKPQSVNALLGVPDLSMPIDRSGLNRAYFVTIGTIEPRKNHALLLDVWDELQAELPTEQMPALHIVGHRGWKNEDVFRRLDELKGSQHVIEHSDMNDEALTELLAGSHGLVFPSFAEGFGLPSIEAAQLGISVICGDLAIHHEILGDYPVYVDLQDRYLWKKTILEQANQRQKDLIHANKAKNPKIPTWSEHFEAVNAAVIKLL; from the coding sequence TTGAGCGATGCCACTGCACCCTTCTATTGCCTCGCTCGGATCTCCGGCGGGTATGTGGTCCTTGATCGCGAAGGCGCGGTGTCGTTCAAGGCGAAGTTGCAAGGTAAGACGCGCTGGGGCAAGCCTGACTTGCGCGCGCGACTGGCATTGAAAACACCTAAGTTTCGCGGCGCCGCTGAATCAGACCTCCGTCGCCTTGCAATCGCTCGGTCTGGCCGAAGTACGCTGCCGCCTTTACCTTTGACACACGGCATTTACCTGAACATTGGCCATTCGAACCTCAGCGAAACAACGCTTTTCGGCATTCGGAAGGCTGGCCTGAAGGTTGCGACGCTCATCCATGATATGATTCCGCTGGATTTTCCACAGTTTCAACGTGATGGAACCGTGCCGCAATTTGAGAAGAAGATGCGCATTGCTGCGGGCAACAGTGATCTGATCATCGCAAACTCCGCAGATACAAGCGCCCGCGTCCGGCACTATTTTCGACAATGGGGTGGGAAGCCACAGTCCGTTAATGCGCTCTTAGGTGTGCCAGACCTCTCGATGCCTATTGATCGATCTGGCCTGAATAGAGCCTATTTCGTGACTATTGGAACAATTGAGCCGCGCAAGAACCACGCTTTGCTGCTGGATGTCTGGGACGAACTGCAGGCAGAGCTGCCAACTGAGCAAATGCCAGCGCTTCACATAGTCGGTCATCGCGGTTGGAAGAACGAAGACGTTTTTCGGCGTTTAGATGAACTGAAGGGCAGCCAACATGTCATCGAACATAGTGACATGAATGATGAGGCGCTGACCGAGCTTCTGGCCGGCTCCCATGGCTTGGTGTTTCCATCGTTTGCGGAAGGGTTCGGCTTGCCATCTATTGAAGCCGCTCAGTTGGGAATTTCCGTTATATGTGGCGATCTTGCCATTCACCACGAGATCTTGGGCGACTACCCCGTTTACGTCGACCTACAAGACCGATACCTTTGGAAAAAAACAATACTTGAGCAGGCAAATCAGAGGCAGAAAGACCTCATCCACGCAAACAAGGCAAAGAACCCGAAAATTCCGACTTGGTCGGAACATTTTGAAGCCGTTAACGCGGCGGTGATTAAGCTACTCTAA
- the galE gene encoding UDP-glucose 4-epimerase GalE, translated as MANVLVTGGAGYIGSHACKVLAAAGFTPVTYDNLCTGWQDAVKFGPFAQGDLLDRARLDEVFREHQPVAVMHFAALSQVGESMSNPGLYWRNNVGGSLNLIEAAAEAGCLNFVFSSTCATYGEQDGVTLTEDSDQHPINAYGASKRAVEDILTNFELSHGMRHVIFRYFNVAGADPEGEVGEFHQPETHLIPLMLDAIDGRRDALTVFGTDYDTPDGTCIRDYVHVMDLVEAHVSGLKWLLDGREPRIFNLGTGSGFSVREVIDHSRAITNKAVPIVEGARRAGDCTKLVSGSDRAMSELGWNPGRSTLEAMITDAWRWHQSGHYDK; from the coding sequence ATGGCGAACGTGCTGGTGACGGGTGGGGCGGGTTATATTGGCTCACACGCTTGCAAAGTCTTGGCCGCGGCTGGGTTTACGCCTGTCACTTATGATAATCTGTGCACTGGTTGGCAGGATGCAGTGAAATTTGGCCCCTTTGCGCAAGGCGATCTGCTGGATCGCGCTCGTCTGGACGAGGTTTTCAGAGAACATCAGCCTGTCGCAGTTATGCATTTCGCGGCCCTGAGCCAAGTTGGCGAATCCATGAGCAACCCGGGACTCTACTGGCGCAACAATGTTGGCGGCTCGCTCAACCTGATTGAGGCCGCCGCAGAAGCAGGGTGCCTGAACTTCGTGTTCTCTTCGACTTGTGCGACCTATGGCGAGCAAGATGGCGTCACGCTCACTGAAGACAGTGACCAGCATCCAATCAACGCTTACGGTGCCTCGAAACGGGCGGTCGAAGACATTCTGACCAATTTCGAGCTGAGCCACGGAATGCGTCACGTCATTTTCCGATATTTCAACGTGGCAGGCGCTGATCCAGAAGGTGAAGTCGGCGAGTTCCACCAACCTGAAACGCACCTTATTCCACTCATGCTTGATGCTATTGACGGTAGGCGCGACGCGCTCACCGTATTTGGCACGGATTACGATACACCTGACGGCACATGTATTCGCGACTACGTTCATGTCATGGATTTGGTTGAGGCGCATGTGAGCGGTCTAAAGTGGCTTCTTGATGGAAGAGAGCCCCGCATTTTTAATCTGGGCACGGGCAGTGGGTTTTCGGTTCGGGAGGTTATCGACCACAGTCGCGCCATCACCAACAAAGCGGTGCCAATCGTCGAAGGCGCGCGTCGCGCGGGGGATTGCACCAAATTGGTTTCTGGAAGCGATCGCGCAATGTCGGAGCTTGGTTGGAACCCCGGCCGTTCAACTCTGGAGGCGATGATCACCGATGCATGGCGTTGGCACCAATCCGGGCATTACGATAAATAG
- the galU gene encoding UTP--glucose-1-phosphate uridylyltransferase GalU: protein MKRKVTKAVFPVAGLGTRFLPATKSIPKEIMTLVDRPLIQYAIDEARAAGIKEFIFVTSRGKGALEDYFDHAPELESSLRKKGKKDLLSVLKNTNMDSGAIAYIRQHKALGLGHAVWCARRLIGNEPFAVILPDDVIAAEKPCLQQMVEAYAETGGCMVAAMEVPPEKASAYGVLDIKEDMGSMVSVRGMVEKPSVDTAPSNLAVIGRYILTPKVLNNLNQIKQGAGGEIQLTDAIAQEIEADRDVYGYRFRGQRFDCGSKAGYLQATVAFGLAREELRDELSAYLEEMAAIRKAAQ, encoded by the coding sequence ATGAAGCGCAAAGTCACGAAGGCTGTATTTCCGGTCGCGGGTTTGGGTACGCGGTTCCTTCCCGCCACGAAGTCGATCCCCAAAGAAATCATGACCTTGGTTGACCGTCCTTTGATTCAGTATGCGATCGATGAAGCACGTGCTGCAGGTATCAAGGAATTCATCTTTGTTACCTCTCGCGGAAAGGGTGCGCTCGAAGACTACTTTGACCATGCGCCCGAGCTAGAAAGCTCACTTCGCAAGAAGGGAAAGAAAGATCTGCTTTCCGTGCTCAAGAATACCAATATGGACAGCGGTGCCATTGCCTATATTCGACAGCACAAGGCGCTGGGTTTGGGACACGCGGTTTGGTGTGCTCGCCGTCTTATCGGCAACGAACCTTTCGCGGTCATTTTGCCTGATGACGTGATTGCTGCAGAGAAGCCGTGTCTTCAACAAATGGTCGAGGCCTATGCCGAAACAGGTGGCTGCATGGTTGCCGCAATGGAAGTTCCGCCAGAGAAAGCTTCTGCCTATGGCGTTCTTGATATCAAAGAAGACATGGGGTCGATGGTTTCGGTTCGCGGTATGGTTGAAAAACCCAGCGTTGACACAGCGCCTTCAAACTTGGCTGTGATTGGGCGGTACATTTTGACACCAAAGGTTCTCAACAACCTAAACCAAATCAAGCAAGGCGCTGGTGGCGAAATTCAATTGACGGATGCTATCGCTCAAGAGATTGAAGCTGACCGCGACGTTTACGGCTATCGCTTTCGCGGACAACGGTTCGATTGCGGCTCTAAGGCGGGCTATCTTCAGGCGACGGTCGCATTCGGACTTGCCCGTGAGGAGCTTCGGGACGAGCTTTCGGCCTATCTGGAAGAAATGGCCGCTATCCGCAAAGCTGCACAATAA
- a CDS encoding glycosyltransferase family 2 protein encodes MTSNTVSVIIVSRHRPEELRKCVRALEFQTFRNFEVVIVADPDTAADLNNLVPVDRLKAVNCLEANISKARNIGISQSAGDIVAFIDDDAIAEPTWLERLISPLIDTRVAATGGYVRGRNGISLQWGAEEIDRDGVSHPIIVDAEAAPDRAIKTQGTNCAFRRNVLIELGGFDENFHFYLDEADVNFRIGQSGRATAIVPEAEVQHGFARSSLRGADRRPRSLFEIGASQAYYVSKHAGSEASLESFKKKQWRRLEEALVQGLLEPRDVRRLWSELEAGMATGQDRLPVPPKKWLEPSPFKRFVSETAVGAHRYLSGRRMTQRHIFALAAELSRSGTACTAIILSSTGLFHRRWFHVDGFWVQSGGVFGKSSRSDSIWAWYTREDRIRREQELLGQTR; translated from the coding sequence ATGACATCGAATACGGTCAGTGTGATTATCGTCAGTCGCCATCGACCGGAGGAGCTGCGCAAATGCGTTCGAGCCTTGGAGTTTCAAACTTTCAGGAACTTTGAAGTAGTCATTGTTGCTGACCCTGATACCGCTGCGGATCTAAACAATCTTGTCCCGGTTGATCGGCTCAAGGCTGTCAATTGTTTGGAAGCCAATATCTCGAAAGCGCGCAACATCGGAATCTCGCAGTCTGCGGGTGATATTGTCGCCTTCATTGACGACGATGCTATCGCTGAACCCACTTGGCTAGAAAGACTAATTTCGCCCCTCATAGACACTAGGGTTGCCGCAACTGGCGGGTATGTCCGCGGCCGAAATGGAATCAGCCTTCAATGGGGTGCCGAGGAAATTGACAGAGACGGGGTGTCCCATCCGATCATTGTTGACGCCGAGGCTGCGCCTGATCGAGCGATCAAAACTCAAGGGACCAATTGCGCGTTTCGGCGCAACGTCCTGATCGAGCTGGGAGGGTTCGACGAGAATTTCCACTTCTACCTTGATGAGGCGGACGTGAACTTTCGGATTGGGCAATCGGGGCGCGCCACTGCAATTGTTCCAGAAGCCGAAGTTCAACATGGTTTTGCACGCTCTAGCCTTCGAGGGGCGGACCGGCGGCCCAGATCGTTGTTCGAGATTGGTGCGAGCCAAGCATACTATGTCTCGAAGCACGCCGGATCGGAAGCAAGCCTAGAGAGCTTCAAAAAAAAACAATGGCGGCGACTTGAGGAGGCACTCGTTCAAGGGCTTCTGGAACCGCGCGATGTGCGTCGTCTTTGGTCGGAGCTTGAGGCGGGAATGGCAACGGGCCAAGATCGATTGCCTGTCCCTCCAAAGAAGTGGCTTGAGCCATCGCCGTTCAAGCGTTTTGTCAGTGAAACGGCCGTGGGAGCCCATCGCTACCTCTCCGGGCGCCGGATGACGCAACGTCACATTTTTGCTCTCGCGGCAGAGCTTTCGCGCAGCGGAACGGCTTGCACCGCAATTATTCTTAGCTCCACAGGGTTATTCCATCGCCGCTGGTTTCATGTAGACGGATTCTGGGTCCAATCGGGGGGAGTATTCGGAAAGTCTTCCCGCTCTGATTCCATTTGGGCGTGGTATACCCGTGAAGATCGAATCCGAAGAGAACAAGAACTTCTTGGTCAAACCCGTTAG